Proteins from a single region of Carassius gibelio isolate Cgi1373 ecotype wild population from Czech Republic chromosome A5, carGib1.2-hapl.c, whole genome shotgun sequence:
- the LOC128014917 gene encoding ras-related protein Rab-35-like: MARDYDYLFKLLIIGDSGVGKSSLLLRFADNTFSGSYITTIGVDFKIRTVEINGEKVKLQIWDTAGQERFRTITSTYYRGTHGVIVVYDVSSAESFVNVKRWLHEINQNCDDVCRILVGNKNDDPASKVVETNDAQKFAEQMGIRLFETSAKENINVEDMFNCITELVLKTRKECVAKQQQQSEVVKLSKSSKRKKKCC, encoded by the exons ATGGCGCGGGACTATGATTACCTCTTCAAGCTGCTCATCATCGGCGACAGCG GTGTTGGCAAAAGCAGTTTACTGCTGAGATTTGCTGATAACACATTTTCAG GAAGCTACATCACTACGATCGGTGTGGACTTCAAGATCCGCACGGTGGAGATCAACGGGGAGAAGGTGAAGCTGCAGATCTGGGACACAGCGGGACAGGAGAGGTTCAGGACCATCACCTCCAC GTACTATAGAGGCACTCACGGTGTTATCGTGGTGTATGACGTCTCCAGCGCCGAGTCGTTCGTCAACGTCAAACGCTGGCTTCATGAAATCAATCAGAATTGTGACGACGTCTGTCGGATATTAG TGGGTAATAAGAACGACGATCCCGCCTCTAAAGTGGTGGAGACCAATGACGCGCAGAAGTTTGCTGAACAGATGGGCATCCGACTGTTTGAGACCAGCGCCAAAGAGAACATCAACGTGGAGGAC ATGTTCAACTGCATCACTGAGCTCGTCCTGAAGACACGCAAAGAGTGTGTGGCCAAACAACAGCAGCAGAGCGAAGTCGTCAAACTGAGCAAGAGCAGCAAACGCAAGAAGAAGTGCTGctag